A single Vibrio sp. YMD68 DNA region contains:
- a CDS encoding DUF2787 domain-containing protein yields the protein MSKQLLIRSQIGFLSTNIKASLLPVSDALIHSIVTTLAHQLTLDDELADSLIDADGIIFNFRDASYSAEKGGFHPVEICLNKHSDGAWHYSYITDFAYIGHHYPELERGLDFDFSRGEWFAHHQQGWAPIKEDSAAKELYQLWEHNFLAYMAMDAYDLITVGPQ from the coding sequence AATAGGGTTTCTTTCCACCAACATCAAAGCGTCATTGCTCCCTGTCTCTGATGCTCTGATACACTCTATTGTGACAACGCTAGCACACCAGCTTACGTTAGATGATGAGCTTGCTGATTCACTAATTGATGCTGACGGTATTATCTTCAACTTTCGAGATGCCAGTTACAGCGCTGAAAAGGGCGGCTTTCATCCGGTTGAAATTTGTCTCAATAAACACAGTGATGGCGCATGGCATTACAGCTACATCACGGACTTTGCTTATATCGGTCATCACTACCCTGAATTAGAGCGAGGACTCGATTTTGATTTCAGCCGAGGAGAATGGTTTGCCCACCACCAGCAAGGCTGGGCACCCATTAAAGAGGACAGTGCAGCAAAAGAGCTGTATCAGCTTTGGGAGCATAACTTTCTGGCGTACATGGCGATGGACGCCTATGACCTTATTACGGTGGGGCCTCAATGA